The Tenebrio molitor chromosome 5, icTenMoli1.1, whole genome shotgun sequence genome has a segment encoding these proteins:
- the MBD-R2 gene encoding PHD finger protein 20 isoform X1, producing MQTRNMGRKCGVEGCLSDSSRPEDTGVTFHKVPMHSDIRPKWISLCRIPDDKKNMKVIYICSRHFLRMDFCNFKGKKYMLRQGVLPSVFPWDKSKLEAIKSSVRNESEKGQVKEDGNDEETEISESALGNQEEQLEVKEEVIDTESSKEETEDEKEKIRANMNGPINFAINSRIEALDNNNTWYPARVVEEDYEENEVLIHFEKFSSKYDEWICMDSPRLRPLQSSTSSSSQSSTKKSQPEQYAVGERCLASWSDARKFPATVTKVLANDTYEVLFDDGFVKNLKAHRMCKSEGRPMQSSPLFDPIQSSKQERREKKRKINVAELFGKRPRVDNADEKSKIVQPQHSLSSATLSDEIFEPWVPQWEGGKPVGIESSIEAHDGTRKSIIVPDPRLPEGWSKHLAQRTHGASAGKWDTIIVSPDNRRFRSRTEVKAYLEESKLMKYNWSMFDFSLHRHRNRKKDIESEATRLSQEAPTETFEHEETSELVTEEEENKNYLKIPIVDDAYQCPIEGCGKTYRKENLAQMHVKHYHPEYTKFLDSTPNVADLAYARTVGESLDKSPGVKTPVAKPLQKSTNLRSSAKLSQSPQMESESKPQSPLPSKNKDSEIIKLLNTKPFDGKKDNDAIKPLPAGLPSNMYPDIKLKDLLNKSEGIPNRDDLNLRALSTTRPPTGIKTLLPVTRSENKTSPQLPDSEPVNNKIKSSLKRKRGLVDSVDSPKGNEPLENTLIPQETPPLPEPNNIIIEGGQVIKIVRMKQEEIINCTCGYTEEDGLMIQCDLCLCWQHAFCNNIERESQVPEKYVCCICQNPARQRMSKKYYHDQDWLKHGILATTNFHTKDEEALSKRFEKLKKSHDISGGLLEVREFVNSLKVKLKIAEAKNHPKLYLWSKPWEKLPLPEKICFKSEDVKPKTEKCEDDIKEENSVKTEQSDSMLMMILKGTKEEIEENHIADDHLDSLPAPIIPQPEAAIDSADCRLNLLDHIAHSQSLVEQRLDDFEKQIESLEDTTLYYEDDENYPRTRQTLNMLLRDLNTLQELSQLTTL from the exons A tGCAAACACGAAATATGGGCCGAAAGTGTGGAGTTGAAGGTTGCTTATCTGATTCTAGCAGACCTGAAGATACGGGGGTAACATTCCATAAAGTACCCATGCACAGTGACATTCGTCCAAAATGGATTTCATTATGTCGAATACCTgatgacaaaaaaaacatgaaagtGATATATATTTGTTCGCGTCACTTTCTGCGAAtggatttttgtaattttaaaggaaaaaaatatatgttgcGTCAAGGAGTACTCCCTAGTGTGTTTCCATGGGATAAATCTAAATTAGAAGCTATTAAAAGCAGTGTAAGAAATGAATCTGAAAAAGGACAAGTTAAGGAAGATGGTAATGATGAAGAAACAGAAATAAGTGAAAGTGCTCTTGGCAATCAAGAAGAACAGTTAGAAGTTAAAGAGGAAGTTATAGATACTGAGTCAAGTAAAGAAGAAACTGAAGatgaaaaggaaaaaattagGGCTAATATGAATGGGCCAATcaattttgcaataaattcTAGAATTGAGGCTTTAGATAATAACAATACATGGTATCCAGCTAGAGTAGTTGAAGAAGATTATGAAGAGAATGAAGTTTtgattcattttgaaaaattttcaagcAAATATGATGAATGGATTTGCATGGACAGCCCTAGATTGAGACCTCTACAATCTTCAACATCTTCATCTTCACAGTCTTCTACCAAAAAGAGTCAACCTGAACAGTATGCAGTAGGAGAAAGATGTTTAGCTTCTTGGAGTGATGCTAGGAAATTTCCTGCTACTGTCACAAAAGTTTTAGCAAatg ATACATATGAAGTTTTATTTGATGATGGGTTTGTGAAAAATTTGAAAGCTCATCGCATGTGCAAATCTGAAGGCCGTCCAATGCAGTCTTCACCATTGTTTGACCCCATACAGAGTTCAAAGCAAGAACGTAGggagaagaagagaaaaatCAATGTTGCAGAATTATTTGGGAAAAGACCAAGGGTAGATAATGCagatgaaaaatcaaaaatagtcCAACCTCAACATTCATTGTCAAGTGCAACTTTATCAGatgaaatatttgaaccttggGTGCCACA ATGGGAAGGTGGAAAACCAGTTGGTATTGAATCATCAATAGAGGCACATGATGGGACTAGAAAATCAATTATTGTGCCAGATCCTCGATTACCAGAAGGATGGTCTAAACATTTGGCACAAAGAACACATGGTGCCTCAGCAGGAAAATGGGATACTATAATTGTTAG CCCTGACAACAGAAGATTTAGATCAAGAACTGAAGTTAAAGCCTACTTGGAAGAATCGAAATTGATGAAGTACAATTGGTCAATGTTTGACTTCAGTTTGCATAGACatcgaaacagaaaaaaagatATTGAATCAGAAGCAACTCGATTGTCGCAGGAAGCACCGACAGAAACATTTGAACATGAAGAAACTTCAGAATTGGTGACTGAAGAAGAAG AAAATAAGAATTATCTGAAAATACCGATTGTTGACGATGCGTACCAGTGCCCTATTGAAGGTTGTGGGAAAACTTACCGAAAAGAGAATTTAGCTCAAATGCATGTGAAACATTATCACCCTGAATATACCAAATTTCTTGATTCCACACCAAACGTCGCCGATTTGGCTTACGCGAGAACTGTTGGAGAGTCGTTGGATAAATCGCCGGGTGTCAAAACACCTGTGGCCAAACCTCTACAAAAATCTACAAATCTAAGATCATCAGCAAAGTTGTCGCAATCACCACAGATGGAGTCAGAGAGCAAACCTCAGTCTCCTCTAccttcaaaaaataaagattcCGAAATCATCAAACTGTTGAATACAAAACCATTTGATGGTAAAAAGGATAATGATGCGATTAAACCTTTACCGGCGGGCCTGCCGTCTAACATGTATCCAGATATTAAATTGAAAGATCTCCTTAACAAGTCCGAGGGTATCCCTAATCGCGACGATCTCAATTTACGAGCCTTAAGTACAACTAGACCTCCAACAGGCATAAAAACTTTATTGCCTGTCACTAGatcagaaaataaaacaagtcCGCAGTTGCCTGATTCCGAACCtgttaataacaaaataaagtcAAGTTTGAAGCGTAAGCGAGGATTAGTCGACTCGGTCGACAGTCCTAAAGGTAATGAACCGCTAGAAAACACGTTGATTCCACAGGAAACACCACCACTTCCAGAACCTAATAACATTATTATTGAAGGTGGTCAGGTGATCAAAATTGTAAGAATGAAACAAGAAGAAATCATCAACTGCACTTGCGGCTACACAGAAGAAGATGGTCTCATGATTCAGTGTGATTTGTGTTTGTGTTGGCAACATGCTTTCTGCAATAATATCGAGCGCGAAAGTCAAGTACCTGAAAAGTACGTTTGCTGCATCTGCCAAAATCCAGCGAGACAGAGAATGTCTAAAAAGTATTATCACGACCAGGATTGGTTGAAACATGGTATCCTCGCCACCACAAATTTTCACACCAAAGATGAAGAAGCGCTGAGCAAgagatttgaaaaattaaaaaaatctcacGATATCTCTGGAGGATTACTTGAAGTCAGGGAGTTTGTAAATTCTTTAAAGgttaaattgaaaatcgccga AGCAAAAAATCACCCAAAATTGTATTTGTGGTCTAAACCTTGGGAAAAATTACCTTTACcagaaaaaatatgtttcaaaaGCGAAGACGTAAAACCAAAGACTGAAAAATGTGAAGACGACATAAAAGAAGAGAATTCTGTGAAAACCGAACAGTCTGATTCTATGTTGATGATGATATTAAAAGGTACCAAAGAAGAAATAGAAGAGAATCACATAGCAGATGACCATTTAGACAGTTTGCCAGCTCCCATTATCCCACAACCGGAAGCAGCTATCGATTCAGCCGATTGTCGTTTAAATTTGTTGGATCACATTGCGCATTCTCAATCGCTGGTTGAGCAAAGATTAGACGATTTTGAGAAACAAATAGAAAGTTTGGAAGACACCACCCTATATTATGAAGACGATGAAAATTATCCTCGAACTAGACAAACTCTGAATATGCTTCTCAGAGATTTAAATACGTTGCAAGAATTAAGTCAGTTAACGACATTATGA
- the MBD-R2 gene encoding PHD finger protein 20 isoform X3: protein MQTRNMGRKCGVEGCLSDSSRPEDTGVTFHKVPMHSDIRPKWISLCRIPDDKKNMKVIYICSRHFLRMDFCNFKGKKYMLRQGVLPSVFPWDKSKLEAIKSSVRNESEKGQVKEDGNDEETEISESALGNQEEQLEVKEEVIDTESSKEETEDEKEKIRANMNGPINFAINSRIEALDNNNTWYPARVVEEDYEENEVLIHFEKFSSKYDEWICMDSPRLRPLQSSTSSSSQSSTKKSQPEQYAVGERCLASWSDARKFPATVTKVLANDTYEVLFDDGFVKNLKAHRMCKSEGRPMQSSPLFDPIQSSKQERREKKRKINVAELFGKRPRVDNADEKSKIVQPQHSLSSATLSDEIFEPWVPQWEGGKPVGIESSIEAHDGTRKSIIVPDPRLPEGWSKHLAQRTHGASAGKWDTIIVSPDNRRFRSRTEVKAYLEESKLMKYNWSMFDFSLHRHRNRKKDIESEATRLSQEAPTETFEHEETSELVTEEEENKNYLKIPIVDDAYQCPIEGCGKTYRKENLAQMHVKHYHPEYTKFLDSTPNVADLAYARTVGESLDKSPGVKTPVAKPLQKSTNLRSSAKLSQSPQMESESKPQSPLPSKNKDSEIIKLLNTKPFDGKKDNDAIKPLPAGLPSNMYPDIKLKDLLNKSEGIPNRDDLNLRALSTTRPPTGIKTLLPVTRSENKTSPQLPDSEPVNNKIKSSLKRKRGLVDSVDSPKGGQVIKIVRMKQEEIINCTCGYTEEDGLMIQCDLCLCWQHAFCNNIERESQVPEKYVCCICQNPARQRMSKKYYHDQDWLKHGILATTNFHTKDEEALSKRFEKLKKSHDISGGLLEVREFVNSLKVKLKIAEAKNHPKLYLWSKPWEKLPLPEKICFKSEDVKPKTEKCEDDIKEENSVKTEQSDSMLMMILKGTKEEIEENHIADDHLDSLPAPIIPQPEAAIDSADCRLNLLDHIAHSQSLVEQRLDDFEKQIESLEDTTLYYEDDENYPRTRQTLNMLLRDLNTLQELSQLTTL, encoded by the exons A tGCAAACACGAAATATGGGCCGAAAGTGTGGAGTTGAAGGTTGCTTATCTGATTCTAGCAGACCTGAAGATACGGGGGTAACATTCCATAAAGTACCCATGCACAGTGACATTCGTCCAAAATGGATTTCATTATGTCGAATACCTgatgacaaaaaaaacatgaaagtGATATATATTTGTTCGCGTCACTTTCTGCGAAtggatttttgtaattttaaaggaaaaaaatatatgttgcGTCAAGGAGTACTCCCTAGTGTGTTTCCATGGGATAAATCTAAATTAGAAGCTATTAAAAGCAGTGTAAGAAATGAATCTGAAAAAGGACAAGTTAAGGAAGATGGTAATGATGAAGAAACAGAAATAAGTGAAAGTGCTCTTGGCAATCAAGAAGAACAGTTAGAAGTTAAAGAGGAAGTTATAGATACTGAGTCAAGTAAAGAAGAAACTGAAGatgaaaaggaaaaaattagGGCTAATATGAATGGGCCAATcaattttgcaataaattcTAGAATTGAGGCTTTAGATAATAACAATACATGGTATCCAGCTAGAGTAGTTGAAGAAGATTATGAAGAGAATGAAGTTTtgattcattttgaaaaattttcaagcAAATATGATGAATGGATTTGCATGGACAGCCCTAGATTGAGACCTCTACAATCTTCAACATCTTCATCTTCACAGTCTTCTACCAAAAAGAGTCAACCTGAACAGTATGCAGTAGGAGAAAGATGTTTAGCTTCTTGGAGTGATGCTAGGAAATTTCCTGCTACTGTCACAAAAGTTTTAGCAAatg ATACATATGAAGTTTTATTTGATGATGGGTTTGTGAAAAATTTGAAAGCTCATCGCATGTGCAAATCTGAAGGCCGTCCAATGCAGTCTTCACCATTGTTTGACCCCATACAGAGTTCAAAGCAAGAACGTAGggagaagaagagaaaaatCAATGTTGCAGAATTATTTGGGAAAAGACCAAGGGTAGATAATGCagatgaaaaatcaaaaatagtcCAACCTCAACATTCATTGTCAAGTGCAACTTTATCAGatgaaatatttgaaccttggGTGCCACA ATGGGAAGGTGGAAAACCAGTTGGTATTGAATCATCAATAGAGGCACATGATGGGACTAGAAAATCAATTATTGTGCCAGATCCTCGATTACCAGAAGGATGGTCTAAACATTTGGCACAAAGAACACATGGTGCCTCAGCAGGAAAATGGGATACTATAATTGTTAG CCCTGACAACAGAAGATTTAGATCAAGAACTGAAGTTAAAGCCTACTTGGAAGAATCGAAATTGATGAAGTACAATTGGTCAATGTTTGACTTCAGTTTGCATAGACatcgaaacagaaaaaaagatATTGAATCAGAAGCAACTCGATTGTCGCAGGAAGCACCGACAGAAACATTTGAACATGAAGAAACTTCAGAATTGGTGACTGAAGAAGAAG AAAATAAGAATTATCTGAAAATACCGATTGTTGACGATGCGTACCAGTGCCCTATTGAAGGTTGTGGGAAAACTTACCGAAAAGAGAATTTAGCTCAAATGCATGTGAAACATTATCACCCTGAATATACCAAATTTCTTGATTCCACACCAAACGTCGCCGATTTGGCTTACGCGAGAACTGTTGGAGAGTCGTTGGATAAATCGCCGGGTGTCAAAACACCTGTGGCCAAACCTCTACAAAAATCTACAAATCTAAGATCATCAGCAAAGTTGTCGCAATCACCACAGATGGAGTCAGAGAGCAAACCTCAGTCTCCTCTAccttcaaaaaataaagattcCGAAATCATCAAACTGTTGAATACAAAACCATTTGATGGTAAAAAGGATAATGATGCGATTAAACCTTTACCGGCGGGCCTGCCGTCTAACATGTATCCAGATATTAAATTGAAAGATCTCCTTAACAAGTCCGAGGGTATCCCTAATCGCGACGATCTCAATTTACGAGCCTTAAGTACAACTAGACCTCCAACAGGCATAAAAACTTTATTGCCTGTCACTAGatcagaaaataaaacaagtcCGCAGTTGCCTGATTCCGAACCtgttaataacaaaataaagtcAAGTTTGAAGCGTAAGCGAGGATTAGTCGACTCGGTCGACAGTCCTAAAG GTGGTCAGGTGATCAAAATTGTAAGAATGAAACAAGAAGAAATCATCAACTGCACTTGCGGCTACACAGAAGAAGATGGTCTCATGATTCAGTGTGATTTGTGTTTGTGTTGGCAACATGCTTTCTGCAATAATATCGAGCGCGAAAGTCAAGTACCTGAAAAGTACGTTTGCTGCATCTGCCAAAATCCAGCGAGACAGAGAATGTCTAAAAAGTATTATCACGACCAGGATTGGTTGAAACATGGTATCCTCGCCACCACAAATTTTCACACCAAAGATGAAGAAGCGCTGAGCAAgagatttgaaaaattaaaaaaatctcacGATATCTCTGGAGGATTACTTGAAGTCAGGGAGTTTGTAAATTCTTTAAAGgttaaattgaaaatcgccga AGCAAAAAATCACCCAAAATTGTATTTGTGGTCTAAACCTTGGGAAAAATTACCTTTACcagaaaaaatatgtttcaaaaGCGAAGACGTAAAACCAAAGACTGAAAAATGTGAAGACGACATAAAAGAAGAGAATTCTGTGAAAACCGAACAGTCTGATTCTATGTTGATGATGATATTAAAAGGTACCAAAGAAGAAATAGAAGAGAATCACATAGCAGATGACCATTTAGACAGTTTGCCAGCTCCCATTATCCCACAACCGGAAGCAGCTATCGATTCAGCCGATTGTCGTTTAAATTTGTTGGATCACATTGCGCATTCTCAATCGCTGGTTGAGCAAAGATTAGACGATTTTGAGAAACAAATAGAAAGTTTGGAAGACACCACCCTATATTATGAAGACGATGAAAATTATCCTCGAACTAGACAAACTCTGAATATGCTTCTCAGAGATTTAAATACGTTGCAAGAATTAAGTCAGTTAACGACATTATGA
- the MBD-R2 gene encoding PHD finger protein 20 isoform X4, whose protein sequence is MQTRNMGRKCGVEGCLSDSSRPEDTGVTFHKVPMHSDIRPKWISLCRIPDDKKNMKVIYICSRHFLRMDFCNFKGKKYMLRQGVLPSVFPWDKSKLEAIKSSVRNESEKGQVKEDGNDEETEISESALGNQEEQLEVKEEVIDTESSKEETEDEKEKIRANMNGPINFAINSRIEALDNNNTWYPARVVEEDYEENEVLIHFEKFSSKYDEWICMDSPRLRPLQSSTSSSSQSSTKKSQPEQYAVGERCLASWSDARKFPATVTKVLANDTYEVLFDDGFVKNLKAHRMCKSEGRPMQSSPLFDPIQSSKQERREKKRKINVAELFGKRPRVDNADEKSKIVQPQHSLSSATLSDEIFEPWVPHPDNRRFRSRTEVKAYLEESKLMKYNWSMFDFSLHRHRNRKKDIESEATRLSQEAPTETFEHEETSELVTEEEENKNYLKIPIVDDAYQCPIEGCGKTYRKENLAQMHVKHYHPEYTKFLDSTPNVADLAYARTVGESLDKSPGVKTPVAKPLQKSTNLRSSAKLSQSPQMESESKPQSPLPSKNKDSEIIKLLNTKPFDGKKDNDAIKPLPAGLPSNMYPDIKLKDLLNKSEGIPNRDDLNLRALSTTRPPTGIKTLLPVTRSENKTSPQLPDSEPVNNKIKSSLKRKRGLVDSVDSPKGNEPLENTLIPQETPPLPEPNNIIIEGGQVIKIVRMKQEEIINCTCGYTEEDGLMIQCDLCLCWQHAFCNNIERESQVPEKYVCCICQNPARQRMSKKYYHDQDWLKHGILATTNFHTKDEEALSKRFEKLKKSHDISGGLLEVREFVNSLKVKLKIAEAKNHPKLYLWSKPWEKLPLPEKICFKSEDVKPKTEKCEDDIKEENSVKTEQSDSMLMMILKGTKEEIEENHIADDHLDSLPAPIIPQPEAAIDSADCRLNLLDHIAHSQSLVEQRLDDFEKQIESLEDTTLYYEDDENYPRTRQTLNMLLRDLNTLQELSQLTTL, encoded by the exons A tGCAAACACGAAATATGGGCCGAAAGTGTGGAGTTGAAGGTTGCTTATCTGATTCTAGCAGACCTGAAGATACGGGGGTAACATTCCATAAAGTACCCATGCACAGTGACATTCGTCCAAAATGGATTTCATTATGTCGAATACCTgatgacaaaaaaaacatgaaagtGATATATATTTGTTCGCGTCACTTTCTGCGAAtggatttttgtaattttaaaggaaaaaaatatatgttgcGTCAAGGAGTACTCCCTAGTGTGTTTCCATGGGATAAATCTAAATTAGAAGCTATTAAAAGCAGTGTAAGAAATGAATCTGAAAAAGGACAAGTTAAGGAAGATGGTAATGATGAAGAAACAGAAATAAGTGAAAGTGCTCTTGGCAATCAAGAAGAACAGTTAGAAGTTAAAGAGGAAGTTATAGATACTGAGTCAAGTAAAGAAGAAACTGAAGatgaaaaggaaaaaattagGGCTAATATGAATGGGCCAATcaattttgcaataaattcTAGAATTGAGGCTTTAGATAATAACAATACATGGTATCCAGCTAGAGTAGTTGAAGAAGATTATGAAGAGAATGAAGTTTtgattcattttgaaaaattttcaagcAAATATGATGAATGGATTTGCATGGACAGCCCTAGATTGAGACCTCTACAATCTTCAACATCTTCATCTTCACAGTCTTCTACCAAAAAGAGTCAACCTGAACAGTATGCAGTAGGAGAAAGATGTTTAGCTTCTTGGAGTGATGCTAGGAAATTTCCTGCTACTGTCACAAAAGTTTTAGCAAatg ATACATATGAAGTTTTATTTGATGATGGGTTTGTGAAAAATTTGAAAGCTCATCGCATGTGCAAATCTGAAGGCCGTCCAATGCAGTCTTCACCATTGTTTGACCCCATACAGAGTTCAAAGCAAGAACGTAGggagaagaagagaaaaatCAATGTTGCAGAATTATTTGGGAAAAGACCAAGGGTAGATAATGCagatgaaaaatcaaaaatagtcCAACCTCAACATTCATTGTCAAGTGCAACTTTATCAGatgaaatatttgaaccttggGTGCCACA CCCTGACAACAGAAGATTTAGATCAAGAACTGAAGTTAAAGCCTACTTGGAAGAATCGAAATTGATGAAGTACAATTGGTCAATGTTTGACTTCAGTTTGCATAGACatcgaaacagaaaaaaagatATTGAATCAGAAGCAACTCGATTGTCGCAGGAAGCACCGACAGAAACATTTGAACATGAAGAAACTTCAGAATTGGTGACTGAAGAAGAAG AAAATAAGAATTATCTGAAAATACCGATTGTTGACGATGCGTACCAGTGCCCTATTGAAGGTTGTGGGAAAACTTACCGAAAAGAGAATTTAGCTCAAATGCATGTGAAACATTATCACCCTGAATATACCAAATTTCTTGATTCCACACCAAACGTCGCCGATTTGGCTTACGCGAGAACTGTTGGAGAGTCGTTGGATAAATCGCCGGGTGTCAAAACACCTGTGGCCAAACCTCTACAAAAATCTACAAATCTAAGATCATCAGCAAAGTTGTCGCAATCACCACAGATGGAGTCAGAGAGCAAACCTCAGTCTCCTCTAccttcaaaaaataaagattcCGAAATCATCAAACTGTTGAATACAAAACCATTTGATGGTAAAAAGGATAATGATGCGATTAAACCTTTACCGGCGGGCCTGCCGTCTAACATGTATCCAGATATTAAATTGAAAGATCTCCTTAACAAGTCCGAGGGTATCCCTAATCGCGACGATCTCAATTTACGAGCCTTAAGTACAACTAGACCTCCAACAGGCATAAAAACTTTATTGCCTGTCACTAGatcagaaaataaaacaagtcCGCAGTTGCCTGATTCCGAACCtgttaataacaaaataaagtcAAGTTTGAAGCGTAAGCGAGGATTAGTCGACTCGGTCGACAGTCCTAAAGGTAATGAACCGCTAGAAAACACGTTGATTCCACAGGAAACACCACCACTTCCAGAACCTAATAACATTATTATTGAAGGTGGTCAGGTGATCAAAATTGTAAGAATGAAACAAGAAGAAATCATCAACTGCACTTGCGGCTACACAGAAGAAGATGGTCTCATGATTCAGTGTGATTTGTGTTTGTGTTGGCAACATGCTTTCTGCAATAATATCGAGCGCGAAAGTCAAGTACCTGAAAAGTACGTTTGCTGCATCTGCCAAAATCCAGCGAGACAGAGAATGTCTAAAAAGTATTATCACGACCAGGATTGGTTGAAACATGGTATCCTCGCCACCACAAATTTTCACACCAAAGATGAAGAAGCGCTGAGCAAgagatttgaaaaattaaaaaaatctcacGATATCTCTGGAGGATTACTTGAAGTCAGGGAGTTTGTAAATTCTTTAAAGgttaaattgaaaatcgccga AGCAAAAAATCACCCAAAATTGTATTTGTGGTCTAAACCTTGGGAAAAATTACCTTTACcagaaaaaatatgtttcaaaaGCGAAGACGTAAAACCAAAGACTGAAAAATGTGAAGACGACATAAAAGAAGAGAATTCTGTGAAAACCGAACAGTCTGATTCTATGTTGATGATGATATTAAAAGGTACCAAAGAAGAAATAGAAGAGAATCACATAGCAGATGACCATTTAGACAGTTTGCCAGCTCCCATTATCCCACAACCGGAAGCAGCTATCGATTCAGCCGATTGTCGTTTAAATTTGTTGGATCACATTGCGCATTCTCAATCGCTGGTTGAGCAAAGATTAGACGATTTTGAGAAACAAATAGAAAGTTTGGAAGACACCACCCTATATTATGAAGACGATGAAAATTATCCTCGAACTAGACAAACTCTGAATATGCTTCTCAGAGATTTAAATACGTTGCAAGAATTAAGTCAGTTAACGACATTATGA